Below is a genomic region from Miscanthus floridulus cultivar M001 chromosome 1, ASM1932011v1, whole genome shotgun sequence.
TCTGAGGGTGAGACATGTCCCCATTGACAAAACTGCACTCTTTATCATTAAGCTCGACAAGGCTTCTTGCCTCTGTCCTTCGGAGCCCCTTCTCCTTCATCAGAGATCTTATCCTCTCCACATCCTCCCATCTCCCGGCATCAGCATACATGGAAGACAGAACAACATAACAGCCTGTGTTGTTGTGTTCCAGTTGGAATATCCTCTCTGCTGCGTATTCTGCTATATCAATATCATTCTTATTTCTGCTCGCTGTCAGCAAGGAACCCCAAATTCTGGATGTTGGAGCTATTGGCATGTTTTCAATAAACCGCAGCACCTCTCTGAGGTCACCTGCCCGGCCCAGAAGGTCAGTCATGCATCCGTAGTGCTCAATCTGTGGAATCATACCATACTCCTGATGCATTGAATTGAACTCCTTCCAGCCCTCAGCCTCCAGGCCAGAAATACTGCAAGCAGTCAACACAGAGACAAAGGTACTCTCATTTGGTTCCATACCATTACACTTCATCTCATCGAACATTTCCAATGCAGTCTTTCCCTGTCCGTGAATTGCATATCCTATGATGATTGTATTCCAGGAGATAACATCCTTGCAGGGCATTTTGTCAAAGATTTCCCTTGAGGCCACAGTATCGCCACACCTTGCATACATATGCATAACTGCATTCATAATGAGAGTGCTGTCTCCATAGCCTAACTTGATAATGTAGCTATGCATTTGCCTGCACTGTCTTAATGAACCTAGCAAGACGAATGCCGGTACTACTGCTGTCATGGTGAAATAATCAGGATAAAGAGGTTGATTCAGTAGCTCCAGGAACAATGCGATGGCTTCCTGGTACATTTCCATGTACATGTAGGCAGCAATCATATTATTCCATGATACCAGAGTTTTGTCTGTTATCTGACCAAATATCTTTTCAGATGATTCCACTTTGCCAACCTTGCCATACATCTCCAGAAGAGCAGTCTCAAGCACTACGTGAGGAAGAAAATGTCTCCGAACCACATAAGCATGAACACTCCTTCCATATAGTGAGCTTTCAGTTTGAGCACATGCAGTAAGCAAGTTGATAGCAGTGACCACTTCCACCTGGAACCCGTCCGCTCTCATTTGCATGAAGCAATCAATCGCATCCACAGGCCGCTCATTCAGCGCATAACCACCTATCATACAATTCCATGTCACCACGGTCCTCAGCAGCATCTTTGCAAAGACATTCTCAGCAAAGAAAACATTGCCACATTTGCAGTACATGTCAACAAGAGAAGTTCCCACCTTGACATCCTGCTCGAGCCCGTGTCTGACGGCATAGCCATGTATCTCCCGCCCCTGCGCCAGGGCCGACTCCAGGCAGCAGGCCACGAGGGCGGCGATTACCCCGACGCTGTCATGCCCCACCCGCAGCTCGTCCTTCATCTCCCGGAAGCACGCCAGCGCCAGCGCCCCCATCCCGTTGGACACGTACCCGTCCACCATCGTGTTCCACGAGACGATGTCCCGCGCCGGCATTCCGTCGAACACCCGCTCGGCGTCCCCGACCAGTCCCAGCTTGGCGTAGAGCGCGACGAGCGAGTTGGCGGTGTACACGTCGGCGCCGAGGCCGAGCTTGATCACAGCCGCGTGCGCGGCGCGGCCCTCGCCCAGCGCGCCGGCGCGCGCGCAGCACTTGACGACGACGGGGAAGGTGAAGCGGTCCGGGCGAGCGCCGGCGGCGAGCATGGCGCGGTACGCCGCGAGCGCGTCGAGCGGGAGGCCCGCGTCCGCGAACCCGCGGATCATGACGTTGTGGAGGAACGCGCCGGGGCTGCTGACGCCCGCGAAGGCGTCCGCGGCCTCGTCCATGCGGCCCGCCGCGACGTGGGAGAGGACGAGGGACTTGGGACGGGAGCCGGAgctggggacggggatggggcggGGAG
It encodes:
- the LOC136449710 gene encoding pentatricopeptide repeat-containing protein At4g35130, chloroplastic-like, with amino-acid sequence MATPLLLPSRAAHAASATTCASQHLTAATSKEPPPRARPKHGEGGAPRPIPVPSSGSRPKSLVLSHVAAGRMDEAADAFAGVSSPGAFLHNVMIRGFADAGLPLDALAAYRAMLAAGARPDRFTFPVVVKCCARAGALGEGRAAHAAVIKLGLGADVYTANSLVALYAKLGLVGDAERVFDGMPARDIVSWNTMVDGYVSNGMGALALACFREMKDELRVGHDSVGVIAALVACCLESALAQGREIHGYAVRHGLEQDVKVGTSLVDMYCKCGNVFFAENVFAKMLLRTVVTWNCMIGGYALNERPVDAIDCFMQMRADGFQVEVVTAINLLTACAQTESSLYGRSVHAYVVRRHFLPHVVLETALLEMYGKVGKVESSEKIFGQITDKTLVSWNNMIAAYMYMEMYQEAIALFLELLNQPLYPDYFTMTAVVPAFVLLGSLRQCRQMHSYIIKLGYGDSTLIMNAVMHMYARCGDTVASREIFDKMPCKDVISWNTIIIGYAIHGQGKTALEMFDEMKCNGMEPNESTFVSVLTACSISGLEAEGWKEFNSMHQEYGMIPQIEHYGCMTDLLGRAGDLREVLRFIENMPIAPTSRIWGSLLTASRNKNDIDIAEYAAERIFQLEHNNTGCYVVLSSMYADAGRWEDVERIRSLMKEKGLRRTEARSLVELNDKECSFVNGDMSHPQSEKIHEFSDILSRNIGEDLDSSSNLRDSDPFASSTTVLPNKHSVRLAVAFGLISSEAGTPVLVKKNVRVCNHCHHALKLISKYSGRKIVVGDTKIYHIFSDGSCCCGDYW